A region of the Oceanihabitans sp. IOP_32 genome:
CATCCTAAGCGCTTCAAAATTTTTAATTTCCAACCGTGGTTTATTCAAACAAATTGTCTTTGTCTAAATTTTTAATAGATGATTTCCTTATAGACAAGAAATAAAGAAAATGCAATATCAAAAAAACGAGCCAAATTAATGCAGTGATATATATAACCTTTATGTTTTCGTATTTCGATTCGAATGCAAAAACGAACCACAATAAGGAGACGGTATTATGAGCGATGAAGGTCGATAGATGAAATCGAAATCCGACATCGTACAAGGGCAAATACTCATAATCCTTTTTGCCAAAGTAACGTCCATTAAACCACATTAAAATAGCATAAATAACAGCACATAAAATTATGGCAATAGTCATTTTATTAGTAATTGCAGTGCTTAAACCAGCTCTAAAAATTATGGTTAGCAATAAAGTAACCCAAGTGAATGTCAACAAGTTTTTTGTGAGTAATGTTTTCATAGCTATTTGTTTTTTAAGAGTTTATTTATTTCGGCAGAGAAAAATAGCTTGATATTTCTATCAATAAATTTTTCAAGTAATTCAACACCCATTTCAGTCAAAAAATAATACTTTCTATCAGGCCCCTTATTACCCTTTTTAAGAGTAAAGCTTACAACACCAATATGCTCATATTTTCGCAGGTTTCTGTACAGACTTTGCTCTTCGCATGTTATTGTATTTTTAGATTTAGTTTCAATAAACGCCTTAATTTCGTCTACGTATTTCTGTCCGTCCTTTAGCGCCAAGAATATCCATAAGGTAAGCTGGCCTTTTTTATAAGTTTCTTCCCAAGCCGAAAGTAAATCGGGTAGTAAATCTTTTGTCATAATCAAATAGTAATATACATCTTGTATAATACAAATATACATATTATTCTTTATTTTCAAAATATTTATTAAATTTTTGTGTATTAAGAAAATAAGGCCTCAGATATCTATAGACCCCACTACTGTATTTTTGTTAGCAAAAACCTTATCTTTGCCACTTTTAATTTCTATGGCAAATTTCGAAGAATTTATTGAAGTAAAAGGGGCGCGTGAGCACAATCTAAAAAACATTGATGTCTCCATTCCTCGCGAAAAACTAGTAGTGATAACGGGTTTATCGGGCAGTGGTAAATCATCTCTAGCTTTCGATACTATTTATGCTGAAGGTCAACGCCGTTATATTGAAACGTTTTCGGCTTATGCCAGGCAGTTTCTCGGGGGTTTAGAGCGGCCAGATGTCGATAAAATTGATGGCCTGTCCCCTGTTATTGCTATTGAACAAAAAACAACAAGCAAATCGCCGCGCTCTACCGTGGGAACCATTACCGAGATTTACGATTTTTTACGTCTACTTTTTGCTCGTGCCAGTGATGCTTACAGCTTTAACACGGGCGACAAGATGGTAAGTTATAGTGACGATCAAATTAAAACACTCATAAAAAGCGATTTTAACGGAAAACGCATTAATATTCTCGCTCCCGTAGTGCGATCACGTAAAGGACATTATCGCGAGTTATTCGAACAAATTGCTAAACAGGGCTTTGTAAAAGTGCGAACCGATGGCGAAATTCGAGACATCACTAAAGGCATGAAGTTGGACCGTTACAAAACTCACGACATTGAGATTGTAATTGACCGACTTGTTATTGACCCTACCGCCGACAACGATAAACGTCTTACAGAAACTATTAATACGGCCATGTATCACGGTGATGATGTTTTACTAGTGATTGATCAAGATACGCAAGAAGCACGTTATTTTAGCCGAAATTTAATGTGTCCGTCGTCCGGAATATCATATCCAAATCCAGAACCCAATAATTTTTCATTTAATTCGCCAAAAGGCGCCTGCGCAAACTGTAATGGCATTGGTGAATTGTATCAGGTAAACGAAAAAAAAATAATCCCAGACGACTCCCTTTCTATTAAAAATGGCGCCATAGCACCTCATGGCACCGAAAAAAACTCCTGGATTTTTAAACAGTTTGAAATTATTGCACAACGTTACAATTTTAAACTCACCGATGCTTACAAAGACATTCCCAAAGAGGCCAAACAAATTATTTTATATGGTGGCAATGAAAAGTTTTCTGTTGAAAGTAAAACCTTGGGCGTGACCCGCGATTATAAAATAGATTTTGAAGGGGTTGCCAATTTTATTGAAAACCAATATCACACAGCCGAATCTACTTCTTTAAAACGTTGGGCTAAAGATTATATGGATAAAATTGAATGTCCTGTTTGTGAAGGTTCACGCTTAAAAAAAGAATCACTCTATTTTAAAATTAACAATAAAAACATTGCCGAACTCGCTAATACAGATATTGCAGACCTTGCAGATTGGTTTCACGACCTTCACAAGCATTTGTCTAAAAAACAATTAAAAATTGGTGAAGAAGTGATTAAAGAAATTAAATCCCGAATTCAATTTTTGTTGGATGTGGGCTTAAATTACTTAACCTTAAACCGAAGCTCTAAATCCTTATCTGGAGGTGAGGCTCAACGTATACGATTAGCCACTCAAATAGGCTCGCAATTAGTGGGTGTGCTTTATATATTAGATGAACCTAGTATTGGTTTGCACCAACGTGATAACGAAAAACTCATTAATTCGCTTATTGCATTGCGAGACATTGGAAATTCTATTATTGTGGTAGAACACGATAAAGATATGATAGAACGCGCCGACTATGTGATTGATATTGGTCCAAAAGCAGGAAAATATGGTGGCGAAATAATTAGTATTGGCAGCCCAGAAGAGCTAAAAACACACCAGACACTTACCGCCGATTATTTAAATGGCAAAAAAGAAATTGAAATTCCCAAAAAACGCAGAGCTGGTAATGGCAAATTTATAGAGCTAAAAGGCTGCACAGGCAATAACTTAAAAAATGTTTCGGTAAAATTCCCTTTAGGAAAAATGATTGGAGTTACGGGAGTTTCTGGCAGCGGAAAATCCACCTTAATTAACGAAACCCTCTACCCTATTTTAAATGCCTATTATTTTAATGGCGTTAAAAAGCCCATGCCCTATAAAAGTATAAAAGGCTTGGAACATATTGATAAAGTAATAGATATTAACCAATCGCCAATTGGACGAACACCACGAAGTAACCCAGTAACTTATACAGGAACTTTTAGTGAAATTAGAGCGCTATTTGCAAAAATTCCAGAAGCTATGATTCGGGGTTATAAAGCAGGCCGATTTAGTTTTAATGTTAAAGGCGGTCGCTGTGAAACTTGTAGAGGTGGTGGTTTACGTGTTATAGAAATGAATTTCCTTCCAGATGTTTATGTAGAGTGCGAAACCTGCCAAGGCAAACGTTTTAACCGTGAAACCCTAGAAATTCGCTATAAAGGTAAATCTATTAGCGATGTGCTAAACATGACGATTAACGAAGCAGTAGCATTTTTTGAGCATATACCTAAAATTAGTAGAAAACTAAAAACCATACAAGATGTTGGCCTTGGATATATTACTTTAGGGCAGCAAAGCACAACACTCTCTGGTGGCGAGGCACAACGCATAAAACTGGCTACCGAATTAAGTAAACGCGATACTGGAAATACGTTTTATATTTTAGATGAACCCACTACAGGTTTACATTTTGAAGACATTAGGGTTTTAATGATTGTACTCAACAAATTGGCAGATAAGGGCAATACCGTATTAATTATAGAACACAATTTAGATGTGATTAAAACAGTAGACCACATTATAGATATTGGTTATGAAGGTGGAAAAGGCGGCGGAAAAATTATTGTTGAAGGCCCGCCAGAAGAGATTATAAAACATAAAAAGAGTCATACTGCTAAATTTCTTAAAAAGGAATTAAATTAGCAGACAAGTCGAGCAAAACCATACTAAAACATAGTATTTTAAAACAACATAATATTGAAACATATGAGAAAAGAAAAACATCCTAAAGGCTGGAACGAGATTAAGACAAACGATTCTTGGGCTATTTTTAAAATTATGGGTGAATTTGTTAATGGGTATGAAAAACTAAGCAAAATAGGACCATGTGTTTCTATTTTTGGTTCTGCAAGAATAAAACCAGACCAAAAATATTATAAATTGGCAGAAAATATTGCTAAAAGTATTGTAGAGGCTGGCTACGGTGTAATTACCGGAGGTGGGCCAGGCATTATGGAAGCTGGTAACAAGGGGGCACATTTAGCTGGAGGCACCTCAGTTGGATTAAATATTGACTTGCCTTTCGAACAGAATGATAACCCTTATATAGACCATGATAAAAGTTTAGATTTTGATTATTTTTTTGTGCGTAAAGTCATGTTTGTTAAATACTCTCAAGGCTTTGTTGTCATGCCAGGAGGTTTTGGTACTTTAGATGAACTTTTTGAAGCCATGACCCTTATACAGACTCATAAAATTGAAAAATTCCCCATAATTTTAGTAGGCTCAGAATTCTGGAAAGGCGCTTTAGAGTGGATAAAATCAACTGTTTTAAATGATTTTGGAAATATTTCTGCAGAAGATTTAGACCTAATTAAATTAGTAGATACCGAGAAAGAAGTCATTTCAATATTAGATGCTTTTTATAAAGAAACAGAATTAAGGCCTAATTTCTAACTTAAATCTTTTTAAAAGATTAAGTAGAAACTTATCAATTTATTATATTTTAGTGCAACACTTTTATAATTCTATTTCATACATTGAATAAACGCTTGCTTTTACTGTTTTTATTTGTTTCTTCAAATATTGCTGTTTTTAGTCAGAATAACATTGACTTAAAAGCCGATTTCGATATTGAAAACCGAGAAATTTCTATCTCTCAAACTATTCAATATAAAAACACTTCAAACGATGCGTTAAAAACAATATACTTAAACGATTGGAACAATAGCTATTCCACAAAAAAAACACCTCTAGCCATTCGCTTTGCCGAAGAATACGATACTAAATTTCATTTAGCCGAAAACGAAGACAGAGGTTATTCTGTTATTACTTCAATAATACAAGACAACGAAACCTTGATTTTTAACCAGTTAAAGAATCAAATAGACGTTGTAAAAGTGGAATTAAAAACACCCGTAAAACCCAATGAAACCTATACTTTAAAACTTGATTATATAGTTAAAATTCCCAAAGCCAAATTTACAGGTTATGGGATCTCTGAATCGGGAGATTTAAGCTTGAGGTACTGGTACATCACACCCGCTATTTACGACGGAGAATGGCATTATTATAGCAATAAAAATTTAGACGATTTATTTATCCCTAAAGCCAATTTAAATCTAGAACTTAAATACCCCAAGGGGTATACCGTAACATCAGAATTAAATGCCACAAAACCCATTCAGCATACAAATCATGATCTCGTAAAACTTTCTGGAAAAGACAGGGTTAACAATAAGTTATTTTTAAGTAAAGCTTCAGATTTTGAAACGATTCAATTTGATGAATTGTCAATCATTTCAAATATAAATGCTGGCGAGTTAGAAGTGCTAGACCAGGTTTTGCTTACTAAAAAAATCACAAAATTCATTCTTAACAACCTTGGAGATTACCCGCATGGAAAATTACTACTAACCGATATCGATTATAGTAAAGACCCTGTTTATGGTTCTAATTTCCTACCCAGTTTTATTAAACTTTATCCAGATAATTTTAAATACGAGCTAAAACTTTTAAAAGTAGCGCTTTACAATTATTTAGAAAACACCTTACTAATAAACCCCAGAAAAGAAAAGTGGCTAATCGATGGTTTACAGATTTATTTTTTAATGAATTATGTAGAGACGCACTATCCAGATATGAAATTTTTAGGCGCCTTAGCTAATTTCTGGGCTGTAAGACCGTTTCATGCCTCAACCATGACATTTAACGAGAAATACACTTTTGCTTTTATGACTATGGCAAGAACCAATAGAGATCAGCCATTAACAATGGCAAATGACTCCTTGCTAAAATTCAATTCTAATATTGCCAATAAATATAAAGCTGGTGTTGGACTAAAATATTTAGATGATTTTGTTAATGATGATATTGTTGAGCTTAGCATCAAATCATTTTTAGAACAAACAAAACTTGAGCCCACATCACCCCAAGCCTTTGAAGCTTATTTGAAAACGAAAACCACAAAAGATATTAATTGGTTTTTTACCGATTATTTGAACACGAGGGCTAAAATAGATTTTAAGATTAAAAATGTAAAAAAAACCGAAGATTCTATAACTTTAACCATAAAGAATAAGAGAAATAACAGCATGCCTATTTCTTTATACGCCTTAAATAACGATAGCATTGTTTCTAAATCTTGGATAGAAAATGTTAAGAATAGTAGAACACTAACAATACCAAGAAATAATGCGAATAAGCTAGTTTTAAACTATGAAGAAATTGCACCAGAGCTTAACGTAAGAGATAATTGGAAATCGTTAAAAGGATTTTTCTTTAACAACAAACCTTTACAGTTTAGGCTGTTTAAAGATATTGAAGACCCGAATTACAACCAAGTATTTATTATGCCTATTTTAGAATTCAATAATATTTATGATGGGGTAAACTTGGGTTTAAAAGCCTACAATACAACCTTACTGAGAAAACATTTTAACTATAAATTTGAACCGAGATACGCTTTAAAATCAAAATCCATTACGGGTTCTGCTGCAGCTTCAGTAAATCATTATTTAGAAAATAGCAACCTATATTCTATAAATTACGGTGTTAAAGGTGGTTATATATCTTATGCAACCGATTTATTTGTTAGAAAAATAATACCTTCAGTTACTTTTTTATTTAGAGATAATAATGATTTTCGTTCTAACAAAAGGCAACGATTAAAGTTTAGATATGTAGATATTAACCGGGACGAAGACCTAAATAACATCCTAAACACTACCGAACCCAATTACAGTATTTTTAATGTTAATTATTTAAACTCCAATGCCAATTTAATAAATTTTAGCAAATGGTCTACAGATTTGCAAATAGCTAAGACTTTTAGTAAAGTATCTTTTAACTATGAATTTAGAAAACTATTTGAAAATAACAGGCAATTAAATTTACGCTTTTTTACAGGTGCTTTTTTAAGCAATAAAACCGACAGTGCATCCGATTATTTTAGCTTTGCTTTAGATAGGCCAACCGATTATTTGTTTGATTACAATTATTTAGGGCGTTCTGAGACGACTGGAATATTTAGCCAACAATATATTACAGCCGAAGGAGGTTTTAAATCTAAATTAGAAACCCCATTTGCAAACCAATGGATTAGTACGCTTAATATGAGTACAACTTTATGGAAATACGTCTTAGTTTATGGCGATATTGGTTTGGTTAAAAATAAGTTTATTAAACCGAAATTTGTTTACGATTCTGGAATTAGAATTAATTTGGTAACCGACTATTTTGAAATCTATTTGCCAATTTACTCCAATTTAGGCTGGGAAACAGGCCTACCCAATTACGATCAAAGAATAAGATTTAAGTTTACTGTAGATCCACAATCACTATTAGGACTATTTAGAAGACGTTGGTACTAGATTTTCTGTTTTTATCTTATTATCAAAAAATAAATTGTTTTACTGCGTATTTAGTAATTATATCTTAAAATAATACATATTTTTAAAAATTACCAAGTTTTTTTGTACTTGTAATAATTGTACAAACAACTAAATTTGTCTATTTTTGCAGAAGTTAAAGCCTCAAAAATGCAAACAATTCCTGATTTGAAAAACAATATTTCTTTCGAAGATTTTAAAACAGAAATTCTAAACGATTACGCCCTAGCAGTAAGAAGTAGAGAATGCAGCTTGCTAGGTCGTCGGGAAGTTTTAACTGGTAAGGCCAAATTTGGAATATTTGGCGACGGAAAGGAAGTGCCACAATTAGCCATGGCAAAAGCGTTTTTAAAAGGCGATTGGCGCTCTGGCTACTATCGCGATCAAACGTTTATGATGGCAATCGGTGCTTTAACCATAGAGCAGTTTTTTGCAGGTCTATACGCCAATACCGATTTAGCCTTAGAACCCATGTCGGCTGGTCGCCAAATGGGAGGTCACTTTACAACACATAGCCTTGATGAAAATGGCGTTTGGAAAAATCTAACAAACCAATACAATTCTAGTCCAGATATCTCCCCTACAGCTGGGCAAATGCCAAGATTATTGGGTTTAGCACAAGCCTCTAAGATATTTAGGGAGGTAAAAGGTATAGACAGCACCAAATTCTCTAATAACGGGAACGAAGTCGCTTGGGGCACCATTGGCAATGCCAGTACAAGCGAAGGCTTGTTTTTTGAGACTATTAACGCGGCAGGCGTTTTACAAGTTCCTATGGTTATTAGTATTTGGGACGATGAATATGGTATTTCTGTGCACGCCAAACACCAAACAACAAAAGAAAACATTTCGGAAATATTAAAAGGTTTTCAGCGTAACAATAAGGAAAAAGGTTTTGAAATTTTACGTGTAAAAGGCTGGGATTATGCAAATTTGATTGAAACCTATCAAGAAGCTTCAACCATTGCGCGAAAAGAACATGTACCCGTACTTATTCACGTCCAAGAATTAACGCAACCACAAGGGCATTCAACTTCAGGATCGCACGAGCGTTATAAATCTGCAGAACGTTTAGAATGGGAGAACAAAAACGACTGTAATGTAAAAATGCGCCAATGGATTATTGAAAGCGGCATTGCTACCAACGAAACCCTTACAAAAATTGAGGGTGATTTAAAAAAAGAAGTTCGAGAAGCTAAAAATAAAGCTTGGAAAGATTTCTTGAAACCCATTCAAATAGAGCAACAAGAACTTATTTCAATTTTAAATAAGGTAGCCGCTTCGAGTGTAAATGGGATTTTTATCAAAAAGATAATAGAAAATCTATCTGATAATAAAACACCTACTAGAAAAGATATTTTATCGCAGGCAAGAAAAGCTTTAAGACATACATTGGGTGAAACAAATGCGGCTAAACAAGAACTCGCAGAGTGGATAGATGCGATGTTTAAAAAAGTACAACCAAGTTTTAGCTCCCATTTATATTCTGAAACCGAAAATTCAACGATTAATATCAAAGAGGTAAAACCAAGTTATAAAGACGATGCTGCACAAGTTGATGGTCGTGTAATTATTCGAGATAATTTTGATGCTATTTTTAAAAACCACCCAGATACTTTAATCTTTGGAGAAGACACCGGAAATATAGGTGATGTAAATCAAGGTTTAGAAGGCCTACAAGAAAAATATGGCGAACTTCGGGTTGCCGATGTTGGTATTCGTGAAGCCACAATTATTGGTCAGGGTATTGGTATGGCACTGCGTGGTTTAAGACCGATTGCAGAAATACAGTACTTAGATTATATTTTATACGCCCTAAATGTTATTAGTGACGATCTAGCAACATTACATTACAGAACAAAAGGTAAACAAAAAGCCCCTTTAATAATTAGAACACGCGGGCATAGACTTGAAGGTATTTGGCATTCGGGTTCTCAAATGGGAGGTATTCTTAATTTAGTACGTGGTATTCATGTTTTAGTGCCTAGAAATATGACTAAAGCCGCTGGGTTTTACAATACCCTTCTACAAGGAGACGATCCTGCTCTCGTGGTAGAATGTTTAAATGGTTACCGTTTAAAAGAAAAAATGCCAGAAAATTTATGTGAGATTAAAACGCCATTAGGCGTCGTAGAGACCTTAAAGTTTGGCACAGATATTACCTTGGTTTCCTACGGCTCTACACTGCGTATTGTACTAGAGACCGCAAAAGAATTGTTATCTGTTGGTATAGATGCCGAGGTTATTGATGTACAATCTCTATTACCCTTTGATTTAAACCACGATATTGTTAAAAGCATAGCGAAAACCAATCGCGTTATGATTATCGATGAAGATGTGCCTGGAGGTGCTTCGGCCTATATTTTAAACGAAGTTATAAACACTCAAAATGCCTATCAATATTTAGATAGCCAACCCAAAACACTAACTGCAAAAGCACACAGACCAGCTTACGGTAACGATGGCGATTATTTCTCTAAACCTTCGGCAGAAGATATTTTTGAAGCCGTTTACACTGTAATGCACGAGGTAAATCCGCAAGATTATCCAAAATTAAGATAAATTACAAAGCATAACTAATACCAATTTAACCATATAATGCCTTATTAAATAGCTTCTTTTTCGCTTACTTTTCATCAAAAATAATTACCGTAACGATGCAATGCTATTTATTTTTCATTTCAATTTATCAAAAAATAATTCAATTTATTTACACGACATTATAAAGTTAAATTGGCATAAGAGAATAAAGTAAACCTTTCAACTGTCATGTAGAAAGGTTTTTTATATTTATACAAAATCTTAATGGCATTAAACTTTTACCTCTATCTTACGTTTTTATTTTCTATAACAGTAAAGATCACACCTTCTAAGAAGGTGGCTTTGGATTGCCCCTAAAAGGGGCTTCGAGGGCTTGGTTCAAAAATCAAACTTCTGTTGGTTCTCTTCAACTATTTTTTCTTCCTTTTCTTGATGTTTCACGTATTTTCTTATCATTTCTTCATCTAAACCTACCGTGCTCACAAAGTAACCCCTCGCCCAAAAGTGATTTCCCCAATAAGGGTTCTGCTTTAGTTTAGGGTAACTCTTAAACAGCTTTATTGCTATTTTTCCTTTTAAAATTCCCATCAATTTTGAGATGGAAACTTTTGGCGGAACTGACACCAACAAATGCACATGATCCTCTTGAATGTTCAGTTCTTGAACCTCACATCCTTTCCATTCGCACAAAGAACGAATATCCCTTTCAACCAAGGTCCTTATTGTCCCTTTCAATATTCGCAACCTGTATTTTGGAACCCAAACTATGAGATATTCACATTTATAAATAACATGACTAAGTTTCTTATATTTGCTCATAGTACAAATATAGGCATAGCCTTCAGAACATCACCACCAGCAAAGCAGGTCGTTTTATAAGATGAAATAAAAAATAAAATCTAAAGATATAGCAGTCATTAAAACCAAATACAGTTCAATGAAAGCCGTTTCAATACCTCTAATTAAAAAAGAATTACAGCATCGATCGTCTAACGAGTTAATGGAGCTTTGCCTGCGTTTAGCGCGATTTAAAAAAGAAAACAAAGAACTCCTTACCTATTTGTTATTTGAATCGGTAGATGAAAACAATTATATCGCCTCAGTAAAAACCTATATTGATGATGAATTTGATGCAATCAATATTAAAAGCTATTTTTACATTAGAAAAAGTGTTCAGAAAATTTTAAAGAATATCAAAAAATATATCCGTTATTCAAAAAAAAAGGAAACCGAAGTCCAACTTCTACTCTATTTCTGCGAGAAACTGAAAAATTTCTCACCCAGTATAAAATACAGTACACCATTACAAAACAGTTATAATAGACAGATTGCTTTAGTTAAAAAAACAATAGAAACATTACATGAAGATTTGCAATACGATTATAATTTAATGCTGGAGGATTTGCATCTGAGTAATCATGAAAATAATAAGCTTAATTGATTTCATTCTTACGAGAAATACAAAAACATTACAAAAATTACATTTAAAAATGAAAAAACTTAAAACCATACTCGCAACCATGTTAATTGCCCTCCTAATGTCCAGCTGTGCAACCGTTTTTGGCGGCAAAGTTAATTCGCACCAAAAAACCAAGCCCGCACCTGGCCAACAACAAAGGGATGTTAGAGTTGTTGCTTTAATCGCCAATATTCTTCTTTTTCCACCTGGTCTAATAGTCGATTTTGCTACAGGAGCCATTTATAAGCCTCAATAAGAGTGGAGCCATACTTTTAAAAAATGTTGCAAAATGGTGTGTATTCTAAAAACTGGTCTTAACATGAGTTAAAAGCCTTCTCACCATTAAAAGCTGTAAAATCATGTTTTAATGTAATAATCCATATATAAATTTATAAATTCGCACATTTAACACCACAAATCACATGGCATTGTTTGATTGCTGACTTCTATATTTTATATTTGCCGGCTTAATACATTTATAATTTATGAAGATTTCATACAACTGGTTAAAACAATTTATTAATACAGATTGGACTCCAGAACAAACTAGCGAACTCCTTACAGATTTAGGACTTGAAGTTGAAGGTGTTGAACAATACCAATCGGTTAAAGGTGGTCTAAAAGGTGTTGTAATTGGTGAAGTTTTAACTTGTATTAAACACCCTAATGCCGATAAATTAAAAATTACAACAGTTAATGTTGGTGGGGAGACGCCCTTACAAATTGTTTGTGGCGCACCAAATGTGTCAACCGGTCAAAAAGTACCTGTGGCCACAATTGGAACGACCTTATATACCGAAGAAGGCGAAGGCTGGACTATTAAAAAAGGTAAAATTAGAGGAGAAGAAAGCCATGGAATGATTTGCGCAGAAGACGAGTTAGGCCTAGGCAAATCGCATGAAGGCATCATGGTTTTAGATCCTTCAATTGCTGTGGGAACACCAGCCGCAGATCTATTTGATATTGAAAACGATCATGTTTTCGAAATTGGATTAACACCAAATAGGGCCGATGCCATGAGCCATTATGGTACAGCTCGAGATTTAAAAGCAGGTTTAATTCAAAAAGATATAAAACTAGAACTTATTACCCCATCGGTTAGCGCATTTCACATTGCAAGCCGAACGCTTATAATAGATATAGATGTTAAAGATAAAGAGTTAGCCCCGAGGTATTGCGGTTTAACCATATCTGGAATAAAGGTGATGGAATCGCCTAAGTGGTTACAAAACCGCCTAAAAGCCATTGGTTTAAGTCCGATTAATAATGTTGTAGATGCCACCAATTATGTGCTTCATGATTTAGGACAGCCCCTGCATGCTTTTGATGCTGCAAAAATTACTGGCAACAAAATAGAAGTTAAAACCTTAGATGCTGGTACTAAATTTACAACCTTAGATGGTGTTGAACGTGAATTACATGAAGATGATTTGATGATTTGCGATACCGAAAAACCCTTGTGTATCGCAGGTGTTTTTGGTGGACAGGATTCTGGTGTTACCGAAAGCACAACAAGTATTTTTTTAGAAAGTGCCTATTTCAACCCAGTTAGCATTCGTAAAACAGCTAAACGTCACAGTTTAAACACCGATGCATCATTTAGATTTGAACGCGGCGTAGACCCAAATATTACGCAATACGCCTTAAAACGTGCAGCCCTATTAATTAAAGAAATTGCAGGTGGTGAAATTTCTAGTAATCTCATTGATTTATACCCAAAAAAAATTGAAGACTTTCATGTGCGTTTAAGCTTCGCTAACGCCAAAAAACTTATTGGTGAAGAAATTCCAGAAGAAATTATAAAACGTATTTTAACTTCGTTAGATATAAAAATA
Encoded here:
- a CDS encoding PadR family transcriptional regulator yields the protein MTKDLLPDLLSAWEETYKKGQLTLWIFLALKDGQKYVDEIKAFIETKSKNTITCEEQSLYRNLRKYEHIGVVSFTLKKGNKGPDRKYYFLTEMGVELLEKFIDRNIKLFFSAEINKLLKNK
- the uvrA gene encoding excinuclease ABC subunit UvrA; translation: MANFEEFIEVKGAREHNLKNIDVSIPREKLVVITGLSGSGKSSLAFDTIYAEGQRRYIETFSAYARQFLGGLERPDVDKIDGLSPVIAIEQKTTSKSPRSTVGTITEIYDFLRLLFARASDAYSFNTGDKMVSYSDDQIKTLIKSDFNGKRINILAPVVRSRKGHYRELFEQIAKQGFVKVRTDGEIRDITKGMKLDRYKTHDIEIVIDRLVIDPTADNDKRLTETINTAMYHGDDVLLVIDQDTQEARYFSRNLMCPSSGISYPNPEPNNFSFNSPKGACANCNGIGELYQVNEKKIIPDDSLSIKNGAIAPHGTEKNSWIFKQFEIIAQRYNFKLTDAYKDIPKEAKQIILYGGNEKFSVESKTLGVTRDYKIDFEGVANFIENQYHTAESTSLKRWAKDYMDKIECPVCEGSRLKKESLYFKINNKNIAELANTDIADLADWFHDLHKHLSKKQLKIGEEVIKEIKSRIQFLLDVGLNYLTLNRSSKSLSGGEAQRIRLATQIGSQLVGVLYILDEPSIGLHQRDNEKLINSLIALRDIGNSIIVVEHDKDMIERADYVIDIGPKAGKYGGEIISIGSPEELKTHQTLTADYLNGKKEIEIPKKRRAGNGKFIELKGCTGNNLKNVSVKFPLGKMIGVTGVSGSGKSTLINETLYPILNAYYFNGVKKPMPYKSIKGLEHIDKVIDINQSPIGRTPRSNPVTYTGTFSEIRALFAKIPEAMIRGYKAGRFSFNVKGGRCETCRGGGLRVIEMNFLPDVYVECETCQGKRFNRETLEIRYKGKSISDVLNMTINEAVAFFEHIPKISRKLKTIQDVGLGYITLGQQSTTLSGGEAQRIKLATELSKRDTGNTFYILDEPTTGLHFEDIRVLMIVLNKLADKGNTVLIIEHNLDVIKTVDHIIDIGYEGGKGGGKIIVEGPPEEIIKHKKSHTAKFLKKELN
- a CDS encoding TIGR00730 family Rossman fold protein, which gives rise to MRKEKHPKGWNEIKTNDSWAIFKIMGEFVNGYEKLSKIGPCVSIFGSARIKPDQKYYKLAENIAKSIVEAGYGVITGGGPGIMEAGNKGAHLAGGTSVGLNIDLPFEQNDNPYIDHDKSLDFDYFFVRKVMFVKYSQGFVVMPGGFGTLDELFEAMTLIQTHKIEKFPIILVGSEFWKGALEWIKSTVLNDFGNISAEDLDLIKLVDTEKEVISILDAFYKETELRPNF
- a CDS encoding metalloprotease; its protein translation is MLLLFLFVSSNIAVFSQNNIDLKADFDIENREISISQTIQYKNTSNDALKTIYLNDWNNSYSTKKTPLAIRFAEEYDTKFHLAENEDRGYSVITSIIQDNETLIFNQLKNQIDVVKVELKTPVKPNETYTLKLDYIVKIPKAKFTGYGISESGDLSLRYWYITPAIYDGEWHYYSNKNLDDLFIPKANLNLELKYPKGYTVTSELNATKPIQHTNHDLVKLSGKDRVNNKLFLSKASDFETIQFDELSIISNINAGELEVLDQVLLTKKITKFILNNLGDYPHGKLLLTDIDYSKDPVYGSNFLPSFIKLYPDNFKYELKLLKVALYNYLENTLLINPRKEKWLIDGLQIYFLMNYVETHYPDMKFLGALANFWAVRPFHASTMTFNEKYTFAFMTMARTNRDQPLTMANDSLLKFNSNIANKYKAGVGLKYLDDFVNDDIVELSIKSFLEQTKLEPTSPQAFEAYLKTKTTKDINWFFTDYLNTRAKIDFKIKNVKKTEDSITLTIKNKRNNSMPISLYALNNDSIVSKSWIENVKNSRTLTIPRNNANKLVLNYEEIAPELNVRDNWKSLKGFFFNNKPLQFRLFKDIEDPNYNQVFIMPILEFNNIYDGVNLGLKAYNTTLLRKHFNYKFEPRYALKSKSITGSAAASVNHYLENSNLYSINYGVKGGYISYATDLFVRKIIPSVTFLFRDNNDFRSNKRQRLKFRYVDINRDEDLNNILNTTEPNYSIFNVNYLNSNANLINFSKWSTDLQIAKTFSKVSFNYEFRKLFENNRQLNLRFFTGAFLSNKTDSASDYFSFALDRPTDYLFDYNYLGRSETTGIFSQQYITAEGGFKSKLETPFANQWISTLNMSTTLWKYVLVYGDIGLVKNKFIKPKFVYDSGIRINLVTDYFEIYLPIYSNLGWETGLPNYDQRIRFKFTVDPQSLLGLFRRRWY